In Pyrus communis chromosome 1, drPyrComm1.1, whole genome shotgun sequence, the following are encoded in one genomic region:
- the LOC137743639 gene encoding F-box protein GID2-like: protein MKRASSGDDSMAAASSADVKMKRIKVEEEEEMVDDCVDQDELKGAGFSNLDDNLIFEVFKHVDARTLGMASCVSKQWHKTAEDERLWELICTRHWANIGCGNQQLRSVVLALGGFRRLHSLYIWPFSKPSSASSSSAPSSSSSGASSSASPWAAAPVKPMPNPKPPTARWGKDEVNLSLSLLSIRFYEKMNYANRGR from the coding sequence ATGAAGAGAGCATCATCGGGGGACGATTCGATGGCGGCGGCGAGTTCGGCGGATGTGAAGATGAAAAGGATTAAggtggaggaagaggaggagatgGTGGATGACTGCGTTGACCAGGATGAGCTGAAAGGGGCGGGGTTTTCGAATCTGGACGACAATCTGATCTTCGAGGTGTTCAAGCACGTGGACGCGCGGACGTTGGGGATGGCTTCGTGCGTGAGCAAGCAGTGGCACAAGACGGCGGAGGACGAGCGGCTCTGGGAGCTGATATGTACCAGGCACTGGGCCAACATCGGCTGCGGCAACCAGCAGCTGAGATCTGTGGTCCTCGCGCTTGGCGGATTCCGGCGGCTCCACTCCCTATACATCTGGCCGTTCAGTAAGCCCTCCTCCGCCTCTTCCAGCTctgctccttcttcttcttcgtcgggTGCGTCCTCCTCGGCTTCGCCTTGGGCGGCGGCTCCGGTGAAGCCGATGCCGAATCCGAAGCCGCCAACCGCTCGTTGGGGAAAAGACGAGGTGAATCTGTCGCTCTCGCTTCTCTCGATTCGGTTTTACGAGAAGATGAACTACGCGAACAGAGGAAGATGA
- the LOC137743889 gene encoding MFP1 attachment factor 1-like: MSDSEGTAVVPPQDQTSAMEPESEQQKHHDAPAHKEKPSVHTSFSIWPPTQRTRDAVVNRLIETLTTPSPLSKRYGTMAADDASDTAHLIEDDAFAAAGGSAATEEDGIQILQVYSKEISKRMLDSVKSRNAAASPAQNGAAEPETASSAVDPTAAAASEDAMAEE, encoded by the coding sequence ATGTCGGATTCCGAGGGCACCGCCGTAGTACCACCGCAAGACCAAACCTCCGCCATGGAGCCCGAATCCGAACAGCAGAAGCACCACGACGCACCAGCTCACAAAGAGAAGCCCAGCGTCCACACCTCCTTCAGCATATGGCCGCCGACCCAGCGCACCCGCGACGCCGTCGTCAACCGCCTCATCGAGACCCTCACCACGCCCTCCCCTCTCTCCAAGCGCTACGGCACCATGGCTGCCGACGATGCTTCCGACACCGCCCACCTCATCGAGGACGACGCCTTCGCCGCCGCCGGTGGGTCCGCCGCTACCGAGGAGGACGGGATTCAGATCCTGCAGGTTTACTCCAAGGAGATCAGCAAGCGCATGCTCGACAGCGTCAAGTCCAGGAACGCCGCTGCTTCCCCTGCTCAAAACGGCGCCGCGGAGCCCGAGACTGCGAGCTCTGCGGTGGACCCCACCGCTGCCGCCGCCAGTGAGGATGCTATGGCCGAAGAGTAA
- the LOC137708597 gene encoding cytochrome P450 81Q32-like has protein sequence MEATYFWYSLALLIIFPVILKLSITKITQNHNKNLPPSPPSLPIIGHLHLLKQPVHLTLQSLSSKFGKTILLRWGSRKVLLVSSPLIAEECLTKHDIIFANRPRLLAGKHFNYDFTTVSVAPYGDLWRNLRRIMTLEMFSSSRLVMFSSVRQGEVRLLLNQIMKSGSVPIDLKSKFTELSFNAMTMMILGKRYYGENVLDVEEAKNIQKVMRDGVDLSGATNLGDFLPFLQWMDITGIEKKMVRIMAKLDSFLQGLVEERRAFLSSDFASNGEEVGKLTIDNLLKLQETDSQVYTDEIIKGIIMVLLVAGTDTSSSSLDWAMALLLNHPEEMEKVRAEIDTNVGQERPLEEQDLPKLKYLQNVIHETHRLYPPVPLLVPHEASEDCVVGGYDVPRHTMLVINAWAIHRDPEIWEDPTKFKPERFEGWSGEGSQGYKLIPFGNGRRGCPGAGLGNRLVGLALGSLIQSFEWERVGEEKVDMSEGLGLVMQRVEPLEAICKPRPIMLSSM, from the exons ATGGAAGCAACGTACTTCTGGTACAGTCTAGCACTACTCATCATCTTCCCTGTGATTCTCAAGCTATCCATCactaaaatcacacaaaatcaCAATAAGAATCTTCCTCCATCCCCACCATCACTCCCCATCATTGGCCACCTCCATCTTCTTAAACAGCCAGTCCACCTAACTCTCCAATCCCTTTCTTCAAAATTCGGCAAAACCATACTCCTCCGCTGGGGCTCACGCAAAGTCCTCCTAGTGTCTTCGCCTTTGATAGCCGAAGAATGCTTGACGAAGCACGACATCATCTTCGCTAACCGCCCGCGCTTGCTCGCGGGAAAACACTTCAACTACGACTTCACAACGGTCTCTGTAGCTCCCTATGGAGACCTCTGGCGCAACCTTCGCCGTATTATGACCCTCGAGATGTTCTCCTCCTCCCGCCTCGTCATGTTTTCGAGTGTTCGACAGGGAGAAGTTCGGCTTTTACTGAATCAGATAATGAAGAGTGGAAGCGTACCGATCGACCTCAAGTCCAAGTTTACCGAGCTTTCGTTTAATGCGATGACGATGATGATTTTGGGAAAGAG GTATTatggtgaaaatgttttggaTGTTGAGGAGGCGAAGAATATACAGAAGGTTATGAGGGACGGAGTGGACTTGTCCGGGGCAACAAATCTTGGAGATTTTTTACCCTTTTTACAGTGGATGGACATAACGGGGATTGAGAAGAAGATGGTGAGAATAATGGCAAAGTTGGATAGCTTTTTGCAGGGTTTGGTGGAAGAGCGTCGTGCATTTTTGTCATCAGATTTTGCATCTAATGGCGAAGAGGTTGGCAAGTTGACGATTGATAATTTGTTGAAGCTCCAAGAAACGGATTCCCAGGTTTACACCGACGAAATAATCAAGGGAATTATTATG GTGTTGCTAGTAGCAGGGACAGACACTTCATCATCATCTCTTGACTGGGCAATGGCGTTGTTGCTCAACCATCCAGAGGAGATGGAGAAAGTGAGAGCTGAGATAGACACAAACGTTGGACAAGAGCGTCCGTTGGAAGAGCAAGACCTGCCAAAGCTCAAGTACTTACAAAATGTGATCCATGAGACGCATCGCTTGTACCCACCTGTCCCGCTTCTAGTGCCTCACGAAGCTTCCGAGGACTGTGTGGTGGGGGGATATGATGTGCCACGTCACACAATGCTGGTGATCAACGCTTGGGCCATTCATAGGGACCCTGAGATTTGGGAGGACCCTACAAAGTTTAAGCCGGAGAGGTTTGAAGGATGGAGTGGCGAGGGCTCTCAAGGGTACAAGTTAATTCCTTTTGGGAATGGAAGGCGTGGATGTCCTGGGGCTGGCTTAGGAAACAGGTTGGTTGGATTGGCGCTAGGGAGTTTGATTCAGTCTTTTGAGTGGGAGAGGGTTGGTGAAGAGAAGGTGGACATGAGTGAAGGTTTGGGCCTTGTCATGCAAAGGGTCGAGCCATTGGAGGCTATTTGTAAACCACGCCCAATCATGCTGTCTTCTATGTGA